Below is a window of Fervidobacterium pennivorans DSM 9078 DNA.
TCAGCAGGATTGATGACAACATCTGCACCATTTTCCTGAGCCATACGAATTCTTAATGGGTCGACTTCCGAAACGATTACTGTACTTGCTCCGGCAACTTTTGCGACCTGGATAGCCATTAAGCCGATAGGTCCCGCACCGGTTATAAGTACTGTTTTACCAAGTAAGTTTGTAACAGAGGCAGTATGGATCGCATTTCCGAATGGTTCCATAACGGAAGCGTAGTCAAGAGGTATCTCAGGAGAGAATCTCCAAAGGACCGTTTCAGGTATAATCGCGTATTCTGCAAATATACCGTTTGTATCGACACCCAAAATCTTAAGATTCTTACATATGTGCATCCTACCGGTTTTACATTGATAACAATGTTCACAAGGAATATGTGTCTCGGCTGCTACCAAGTCTCCAACTTTGACTTGCGTAACCGCGTTACCAACCGCAACAACTTCACCTGCCATCTCATGTCCCGTGATTAATGGAGGAATTATACGTGACTGTGACCATTCATCCCACTTGTATATGTGAACATCCGTTCCACAGATTGAAGCTCGTCTTATCTTAACAAGCACGTCCCTCGGTCCAAGGTCTTCTTGTGTAGGTTTCTTAACTTGCTCCATTACTAATCCAGGACCTGCCACCTTTTTCATTATCGCTTTCATTGTTCCATTCGTTGTCTCTGTTCCCAAGACAAACACCTCCTCTTATAAGAATGTTCATATTTATTAAGCTCTACATTTCAATTATACAA
It encodes the following:
- the tdh gene encoding L-threonine 3-dehydrogenase, whose product is MKAIMKKVAGPGLVMEQVKKPTQEDLGPRDVLVKIRRASICGTDVHIYKWDEWSQSRIIPPLITGHEMAGEVVAVGNAVTQVKVGDLVAAETHIPCEHCYQCKTGRMHICKNLKILGVDTNGIFAEYAIIPETVLWRFSPEIPLDYASVMEPFGNAIHTASVTNLLGKTVLITGAGPIGLMAIQVAKVAGASTVIVSEVDPLRIRMAQENGADVVINPAEKDLVREVYKLLGDGVDVLLEMSGNRKAFEDGLKCVTMGGEVSVLGIFGGKIEINFDALITMRGLTVYGITGRRMFETWRIADELLRTKKVDLSKVVTHILPFDQWEKGFELMLNKQCGKVVLNLD